In Salmo salar chromosome ssa03, Ssal_v3.1, whole genome shotgun sequence, a single genomic region encodes these proteins:
- the LOC106606539 gene encoding somatostatin receptor type 5 isoform X3 has translation MGHFLIHLPHLQPHPHLPAMNPQDCTPIPGDFNLSSSSSGYSTVTNLFMNESGESAPFQDSSTVITAVISMTVFMVGLLGNTLAIYVVLRYAKMKTVTNMYLLNLALADELYILGLPFLTTQNVLSYWPFGEFLCRVVMTVDSINQFTSTFCLTVMSIDRYLAVVHPIRSVKWRQPKVAKIINGLVWVVSFVVVLPVTIYSDVQDRFNSCNMSWPDPQELWSTVFILYTAILGFFGPLLIICLCYLLIIIKVKSARARAGLTRRRRSERKVTRMVVIIVVVFVICWLPFFTTNIVNLVFIIPENSVTAGVYFFLVIMTYVNSCANPLLYGFLSDNFKQSFRKVLCLHKANGVGVGDGGDMGSGGGRPISPRLERVETTQQHDPLFTPRIMDFNNGHMQNNQVVCSN, from the exons ATGGGCCATTTCCTGATTCATCTCCCTCACCTCcaaccccacccccacctccctGCTATGAATCCCCAAGACTGCACCCCCATCCCTGGGGATTtcaacctctcctcctcctccagtggtTACTCCACGGTCACCAACCTCTTCATGAACGAGTCCGGCGAGAGCGCTCCCTTCCAGGACAGCAGCACCGTTATCACTGCAGTAATCTCTATGACTGTATTCATGGTGGGCCTCCTGGGCAACACGCTGGCCATCTATGTGGTCCTGCGCTATGCCAAGATGAAGACTGTCACCAACATGTACCTTCTGAACTTAGCCCTGGCAGATGAATTGTACATCTTAGGACTTCCCTTCCTGACCACCCAGAACGTGCTCTCTTATTGGCCGTTCGGGGAGTTTCTGTGCCGCGTGGTCATGACGGTAGACTCCATCAACCAGTTCACCAGCACCTTCTGCCTGACCGTGATGAGCATTGACCGCTACCTGGCCGTGGTGCACCCCATTCGGAGCGTCAAGTGGCGGCAGCCAAAGGTGGCTAAGATCATCAACGGGCTGGTGTGGGTGGTGTCGTTCGTGGTGGTGCTGCCGGTCACCATCTACTCAGATGTTCAGGACCGCTTCAACTCGTGCAACATGAGTTGGCCTGATCCCCAGGAGCTGTGGTCAACGGTCTTCATCCTCTACACTGCCATCTTGGGCTTCTTCGGCCCCCTGCTGATCATCTGCCTCTGCTACCTGCTCATCATCATCAAG GTGAAGTCTGCCAGGGCCAGGGCGGGCCTGACCAGGCGACGCCGCTCTGAACGCAAAGTCACCCGCATGGTGGTCATCATCGTGGTGGTCTTCGTCATCTGCTGGCTGCCCTTCTTCACCACCAACATAGTCAACCTCGTCTTCATCATACCAGAGAACAGTGTCACCGCCGGTGTCTACTTCTTCCTGGTCATCATGACCTACGTCAACTCCTGTGCCAACCCACTCCTCTACGGCTTCCTGTCTGACAACTTCAAGCAGAGCTTCAGGAAGGTCCTGTGTCTCCACAAGGCGAACGGGGTTGGGGTGGGGgacggaggagacatggggagtggaGGGGGACGTCCCATATCCCCTAGGCTGGAGAGGGTGGAGACGACGCAGCAGCATGACCCGCTCTTCACCCCCCGGATCATGGACTTCAACAATGGACACATGCAGAACAACCAAGTAG TGTGTTCAAATTGA
- the LOC106606539 gene encoding somatostatin receptor type 5 isoform X2: protein MGHFLIHLPHLQPHPHLPAMNPQDCTPIPGDFNLSSSSSGYSTVTNLFMNESGESAPFQDSSTVITAVISMTVFMVGLLGNTLAIYVVLRYAKMKTVTNMYLLNLALADELYILGLPFLTTQNVLSYWPFGEFLCRVVMTVDSINQFTSTFCLTVMSIDRYLAVVHPIRSVKWRQPKVAKIINGLVWVVSFVVVLPVTIYSDVQDRFNSCNMSWPDPQELWSTVFILYTAILGFFGPLLIICLCYLLIIIKVKSARARAGLTRRRRSERKVTRMVVIIVVVFVICWLPFFTTNIVNLVFIIPENSVTAGVYFFLVIMTYVNSCANPLLYGFLSDNFKQSFRKVLCLHKANGVGVGDGGDMGSGGGRPISPRLERVETTQQHDPLFTPRIMDFNNGHMQNNQCVQIETCGNMTTELLPLESPVIDQSTL, encoded by the exons ATGGGCCATTTCCTGATTCATCTCCCTCACCTCcaaccccacccccacctccctGCTATGAATCCCCAAGACTGCACCCCCATCCCTGGGGATTtcaacctctcctcctcctccagtggtTACTCCACGGTCACCAACCTCTTCATGAACGAGTCCGGCGAGAGCGCTCCCTTCCAGGACAGCAGCACCGTTATCACTGCAGTAATCTCTATGACTGTATTCATGGTGGGCCTCCTGGGCAACACGCTGGCCATCTATGTGGTCCTGCGCTATGCCAAGATGAAGACTGTCACCAACATGTACCTTCTGAACTTAGCCCTGGCAGATGAATTGTACATCTTAGGACTTCCCTTCCTGACCACCCAGAACGTGCTCTCTTATTGGCCGTTCGGGGAGTTTCTGTGCCGCGTGGTCATGACGGTAGACTCCATCAACCAGTTCACCAGCACCTTCTGCCTGACCGTGATGAGCATTGACCGCTACCTGGCCGTGGTGCACCCCATTCGGAGCGTCAAGTGGCGGCAGCCAAAGGTGGCTAAGATCATCAACGGGCTGGTGTGGGTGGTGTCGTTCGTGGTGGTGCTGCCGGTCACCATCTACTCAGATGTTCAGGACCGCTTCAACTCGTGCAACATGAGTTGGCCTGATCCCCAGGAGCTGTGGTCAACGGTCTTCATCCTCTACACTGCCATCTTGGGCTTCTTCGGCCCCCTGCTGATCATCTGCCTCTGCTACCTGCTCATCATCATCAAG GTGAAGTCTGCCAGGGCCAGGGCGGGCCTGACCAGGCGACGCCGCTCTGAACGCAAAGTCACCCGCATGGTGGTCATCATCGTGGTGGTCTTCGTCATCTGCTGGCTGCCCTTCTTCACCACCAACATAGTCAACCTCGTCTTCATCATACCAGAGAACAGTGTCACCGCCGGTGTCTACTTCTTCCTGGTCATCATGACCTACGTCAACTCCTGTGCCAACCCACTCCTCTACGGCTTCCTGTCTGACAACTTCAAGCAGAGCTTCAGGAAGGTCCTGTGTCTCCACAAGGCGAACGGGGTTGGGGTGGGGgacggaggagacatggggagtggaGGGGGACGTCCCATATCCCCTAGGCTGGAGAGGGTGGAGACGACGCAGCAGCATGACCCGCTCTTCACCCCCCGGATCATGGACTTCAACAATGGACACATGCAGAACAACCAA TGTGTTCAAATTGAGACTTGTGGCAACATGACGACGGAGCTTCTGCCCTTAGAGAGCCCAGTGATTGATCAGTCTACTCTATGA
- the LOC106606539 gene encoding somatostatin receptor type 5 isoform X1: MGHFLIHLPHLQPHPHLPAMNPQDCTPIPGDFNLSSSSSGYSTVTNLFMNESGESAPFQDSSTVITAVISMTVFMVGLLGNTLAIYVVLRYAKMKTVTNMYLLNLALADELYILGLPFLTTQNVLSYWPFGEFLCRVVMTVDSINQFTSTFCLTVMSIDRYLAVVHPIRSVKWRQPKVAKIINGLVWVVSFVVVLPVTIYSDVQDRFNSCNMSWPDPQELWSTVFILYTAILGFFGPLLIICLCYLLIIIKVKSARARAGLTRRRRSERKVTRMVVIIVVVFVICWLPFFTTNIVNLVFIIPENSVTAGVYFFLVIMTYVNSCANPLLYGFLSDNFKQSFRKVLCLHKANGVGVGDGGDMGSGGGRPISPRLERVETTQQHDPLFTPRIMDFNNGHMQNNQNHPPEKDQAAEEGAAPGEEHSGFLEVGGISGWKRTMGSSWGVSPSAVGDRGSES; encoded by the exons ATGGGCCATTTCCTGATTCATCTCCCTCACCTCcaaccccacccccacctccctGCTATGAATCCCCAAGACTGCACCCCCATCCCTGGGGATTtcaacctctcctcctcctccagtggtTACTCCACGGTCACCAACCTCTTCATGAACGAGTCCGGCGAGAGCGCTCCCTTCCAGGACAGCAGCACCGTTATCACTGCAGTAATCTCTATGACTGTATTCATGGTGGGCCTCCTGGGCAACACGCTGGCCATCTATGTGGTCCTGCGCTATGCCAAGATGAAGACTGTCACCAACATGTACCTTCTGAACTTAGCCCTGGCAGATGAATTGTACATCTTAGGACTTCCCTTCCTGACCACCCAGAACGTGCTCTCTTATTGGCCGTTCGGGGAGTTTCTGTGCCGCGTGGTCATGACGGTAGACTCCATCAACCAGTTCACCAGCACCTTCTGCCTGACCGTGATGAGCATTGACCGCTACCTGGCCGTGGTGCACCCCATTCGGAGCGTCAAGTGGCGGCAGCCAAAGGTGGCTAAGATCATCAACGGGCTGGTGTGGGTGGTGTCGTTCGTGGTGGTGCTGCCGGTCACCATCTACTCAGATGTTCAGGACCGCTTCAACTCGTGCAACATGAGTTGGCCTGATCCCCAGGAGCTGTGGTCAACGGTCTTCATCCTCTACACTGCCATCTTGGGCTTCTTCGGCCCCCTGCTGATCATCTGCCTCTGCTACCTGCTCATCATCATCAAG GTGAAGTCTGCCAGGGCCAGGGCGGGCCTGACCAGGCGACGCCGCTCTGAACGCAAAGTCACCCGCATGGTGGTCATCATCGTGGTGGTCTTCGTCATCTGCTGGCTGCCCTTCTTCACCACCAACATAGTCAACCTCGTCTTCATCATACCAGAGAACAGTGTCACCGCCGGTGTCTACTTCTTCCTGGTCATCATGACCTACGTCAACTCCTGTGCCAACCCACTCCTCTACGGCTTCCTGTCTGACAACTTCAAGCAGAGCTTCAGGAAGGTCCTGTGTCTCCACAAGGCGAACGGGGTTGGGGTGGGGgacggaggagacatggggagtggaGGGGGACGTCCCATATCCCCTAGGCTGGAGAGGGTGGAGACGACGCAGCAGCATGACCCGCTCTTCACCCCCCGGATCATGGACTTCAACAATGGACACATGCAGAACAACCAA aatcacccaccagaaaaggaccaagcagcggaggaaggagcagcaccaggagaagAGCATTCAGGATTCCTGGAAGTGGGAGGAATTTCTGGATGgaaaaggaccatgggctcaagctggggagtatcgccgtccgcagtgggagatcgaggcagcgaaagctga